A genomic window from Sphingobacterium spiritivorum includes:
- a CDS encoding response regulator transcription factor, whose product MEILLVEDDSAVVSLIRRGLSELNFNISVALNGLTGLEMAVSGSYDLIILDVMLPGMDGLRVCRNIRQQKKNVPILILSALDQPEDIVDGFKSDADDYLTKPFNMEELKARVSRFSRKIGQTSKVEENSNLEFADLTLDYSSKIAKRQDVDIALTATEFRLLEFLMKNQKRVVSRIDILESVWGMDFNLSTNVVDVYINYLRNKIDKGYNKKLLHTVVGMGYVLRDIDEIKN is encoded by the coding sequence TTGGAAATATTATTGGTAGAGGATGACAGCGCTGTAGTTTCGCTTATTCGTCGGGGACTGTCCGAATTGAATTTCAATATTTCTGTGGCACTTAACGGTCTTACGGGGCTGGAAATGGCTGTTTCGGGCAGTTATGATCTGATTATTCTTGATGTTATGCTTCCGGGAATGGACGGACTAAGAGTCTGTCGCAATATCCGCCAGCAGAAGAAAAATGTTCCTATTCTTATACTTTCTGCACTTGATCAGCCTGAAGATATTGTGGACGGATTCAAAAGCGATGCCGATGACTACCTCACCAAGCCCTTCAATATGGAAGAGCTGAAAGCCCGTGTCAGCAGATTCTCCAGAAAAATAGGCCAGACCAGCAAGGTCGAAGAAAATAGCAATTTAGAGTTTGCCGATCTTACCTTAGATTACAGCAGCAAGATTGCAAAACGTCAGGATGTAGATATTGCGCTGACGGCTACAGAATTTCGCCTGCTCGAATTTCTCATGAAAAACCAAAAGCGGGTCGTATCCAGAATAGATATTCTGGAAAGTGTATGGGGAATGGATTTCAATCTCAGTACCAATGTAGTAGATGTATACATCAATTACCTGCGCAATAAGATCGACAAAGGATACAATAAGAAATTATTACATACGGTAGTAGGGATGGGTTATGTTTTAAGAGATATTGATGAGATTAAGAACTAA
- a CDS encoding sulfatase, whose amino-acid sequence MIRSYCTKLAWTIVFLLWVWRAEAQSVSPNIVVFFVDDLGWQDMSEPFYKEITPINKKFHTPNLEILAGESIKFTNAYATPVCTPSRVSFLTGLNAARHRVTNWTHPVANRPTDNKDEVLSPPDWNINGLSPVPDIEHTVFATPLPKLLRDQGYFTIHVGKAHWGSAGTPGASPLNLGFMVNIAGHAAGHPQSYYGEQNYGNLPGKTSYQAVPDLMEYYGTPTFLTEALTRDALKSLEEPLKRKQPVFLNFSNYAVHVPIQADPRFVQRYLDAGLDSTEAAYASLVEGYDKSIGDIVRYLKEHDAYDNTVILFVSDNGGLSLTPARSGEIHTQNLPLRAGKGSVYEGGIRVPLLIKNVKSRKPKVEDTPVIMEDLFPTILEIAGVRNRNMEQKQIDGRSVCTLLEGKADDSWKDRNLIWHVPNKWINTDGPGINFFSAIRKGDYKLLYNMKRGKLELYNIAEDIGEKYDLNSKMKSKTVELSKLLSDELRNRDAQLPVDKRTGLPVKYPDQL is encoded by the coding sequence ATGATAAGATCTTACTGCACAAAGTTAGCCTGGACTATTGTTTTTTTGTTATGGGTCTGGAGGGCAGAAGCGCAATCCGTATCACCCAATATTGTTGTCTTTTTTGTCGATGATCTGGGTTGGCAGGATATGTCTGAACCTTTCTATAAAGAGATCACTCCGATAAATAAAAAATTTCATACACCAAATCTGGAAATACTGGCCGGAGAGTCCATAAAATTTACGAATGCCTATGCTACTCCTGTGTGTACGCCGTCACGTGTCAGTTTTCTGACAGGATTGAATGCTGCCCGTCATCGGGTGACCAATTGGACACATCCTGTTGCCAATCGTCCGACAGATAATAAGGATGAAGTCTTGTCTCCGCCGGACTGGAATATCAATGGCTTAAGTCCTGTGCCAGATATTGAACATACCGTGTTTGCGACCCCATTACCGAAATTGTTACGTGATCAGGGCTATTTTACCATTCATGTAGGTAAAGCACATTGGGGATCAGCCGGTACTCCCGGTGCCAGCCCGTTGAATCTGGGATTTATGGTAAATATTGCAGGCCATGCAGCAGGCCACCCGCAAAGCTATTATGGTGAACAAAATTATGGTAACCTCCCGGGCAAAACGAGTTATCAGGCTGTTCCTGACCTCATGGAATATTATGGGACACCTACATTTCTCACAGAAGCACTTACCAGAGATGCACTAAAGTCGTTGGAAGAGCCTCTTAAAAGAAAGCAGCCTGTCTTTTTAAACTTTTCCAATTATGCTGTTCATGTTCCTATACAGGCAGATCCCCGTTTTGTACAACGCTATCTGGATGCAGGATTGGATAGTACGGAAGCGGCATATGCTTCTTTGGTAGAAGGGTACGATAAAAGTATAGGTGATATTGTCCGGTATTTAAAGGAACATGATGCCTATGATAATACCGTTATCTTATTTGTCAGTGATAATGGAGGATTAAGCCTTACACCTGCGCGTTCAGGTGAAATCCATACCCAGAATCTGCCTTTGAGGGCCGGGAAAGGATCGGTCTATGAGGGAGGTATCAGAGTACCCTTGCTGATCAAAAATGTAAAGAGTCGTAAACCGAAAGTGGAAGATACACCTGTCATCATGGAAGATCTGTTTCCGACAATACTGGAGATCGCAGGTGTACGAAACCGCAATATGGAACAAAAGCAGATCGACGGCCGGAGTGTGTGTACTTTGCTGGAAGGTAAGGCCGATGATTCGTGGAAAGACAGAAATCTGATCTGGCATGTACCTAATAAATGGATCAATACTGACGGACCCGGAATAAATTTTTTCTCTGCTATACGAAAAGGTGATTACAAACTGCTGTACAATATGAAAAGAGGGAAACTGGAACTCTATAATATAGCAGAAGATATAGGTGAAAAATACGATCTCAACTCAAAAATGAAATCCAAAACCGTTGAATTGAGTAAGTTACTATCGGATGAATTGCGAAATCGGGATGCGCAATTGCCGGTAGACAAACGGACTGGTCTTCCGGTAAAGTACCCGGATCAACTGTGA
- a CDS encoding DNA alkylation repair protein codes for MQEFEFIQRIIKTEHGFKPFEDEARNLFGSHSLADSKNIALELLHHDFYQVRSVGIFILGFIAAEDKTVLAVLKESARNDESWQVQEIIAKAFDQFCRDNGYEHSLPEIKEWLSEKHPNICRAVTEGLRIWTSRPYFKDHPQEAILFISRHKSSDSEYLRKSVGNSLRDISKKYPELVEKEISNWDLSDSKTAFTHKYVLKKQ; via the coding sequence ATGCAAGAGTTTGAATTTATACAGAGAATAATAAAAACAGAACATGGATTTAAACCCTTTGAAGATGAAGCCAGAAACCTATTCGGATCTCACTCCTTGGCGGACTCAAAGAATATAGCTCTTGAACTTTTACATCATGATTTTTATCAGGTACGTTCCGTAGGAATCTTTATCCTTGGGTTTATCGCTGCTGAAGATAAGACTGTACTCGCTGTTTTAAAGGAAAGTGCCCGCAACGATGAAAGCTGGCAGGTTCAGGAGATCATTGCAAAAGCCTTTGATCAGTTCTGCAGGGACAATGGTTATGAACATTCATTACCTGAGATCAAAGAATGGTTAAGTGAAAAGCACCCGAATATTTGCAGAGCAGTTACAGAAGGATTGAGAATCTGGACAAGCCGTCCTTACTTTAAAGATCATCCGCAGGAAGCAATCCTATTTATCAGCCGGCATAAATCCAGTGATAGCGAATATCTTCGTAAATCGGTTGGGAATTCTCTACGGGATATCAGTAAAAAATATCCTGAACTTGTTGAAAAAGAGATTTCCAATTGGGATCTGTCAGATAGTAAAACAGCATTTACGCATAAGTATGTTCTGAAAAAACAATAG